Proteins encoded by one window of Haematobia irritans isolate KBUSLIRL chromosome 2, ASM5000362v1, whole genome shotgun sequence:
- the LOC142224423 gene encoding uncharacterized protein LOC142224423: MKVLIVVALFVACACAAPQRGIGGGASAGADASANVAASGGKGGAGGFGGRPGAGGRPGAGGFGGPGAGGFGGPGAGAGGFGGPGAGGFGGNRGGVGGGIGGGSATANAASTANASGVGGGNANANASASASALGGGRGGANANASASAQSTAGVRG; the protein is encoded by the coding sequence ATGAAAGTTTTAATCGTTGTTGCTTTGTTTGTTGCTTGTGCATGTGCCGCTCCTCAACGCGGTATTGGTGGTGGTGCCAGCGCCGGAGCTGATGCCAGTGCCAATGTAGCTGCTTCTGGTGGAAAGGGAGGTGCTGGTGGATTCGGTGGACGTCCTGGTGCTGGTGGACGTCCTGGTGCTGGAGGTTTCGGAGGTCCTGGTGctggaggcttcggaggtcctgGTGCTGGTGctggaggcttcggaggtcctgGTGCTGGAGGCTtcggtggcaaccgtggtggtgtcGGTGGTGGTATTGGTGGTGGTTCTGCCACAGCTAATGCTGCATCTACTGCTAATGCGTCCGGCGTAGGTGGCGGAAATGCTAATGCCAATGCTAGTGCTAGTGCTTCTGCCTTAGGTGGTGGTAGAGGAGGTGCCAATGCCAATGCCAGTGCAAGTGCTCAATCTACTGCCGGAGTTCGCGGTTAA